One window from the genome of Euwallacea similis isolate ESF13 chromosome 36, ESF131.1, whole genome shotgun sequence encodes:
- the LOC136418661 gene encoding superoxide dismutase [Cu-Zn]-like, with protein sequence MLSGLLVLGLAAIASAENRASVYITPFNKSTVEGLVNFTETSDGVLIEGRITGLPKGSHGFHIHVYGDLSDGCVSTGGHFNPKNVSHGAPNASERHVGDLGNIIADDTEVAAFSFNDTIIALSGENNIIGRSVVIHSDPDDMGLGNANDSKTTGHAGLRIGCGVIGTKNDLNSGTNNLVGTSTFTALLGLTIAVSNGVGF encoded by the exons ATGTTGAGTGGTCTTCTTGTTCTGGGGTTGGCAGCCATTGCCTCAGCCGAG AACCGTGCCAGTGTATACATCACTCCATTTAATAAATCTACTGTAGAAGGATTGGTAAATTTCACTGAAACGTCAGATGGAGTCCTGATTGAAGGTAGAATCACCGGGCTTCCAAAAG GATCTCATGGTTTCCACATTCACGTCTATGGTGATTTGTCTGATGGATGTGTTTCTACTGGCGGACATTTCAATCCAAAAAAT GTATCTCATGGGGCACCCAACGCCTCTGAGCGTCATGTAGGAGATTTGGGAAATATTATAGCTGACGACACAGAAGTAGCTGCTTTCTCTTTCAACGACACCATCATTGCTTTGTCTGGGGAAAACAACATTATTGGTAGAAGTGTTGTAATTCATAGCGATCCAGATGACATGGGATTAG gaaaCGCAAATGATTCCAAAACCACCGGACATGCAGGTCTTCGGATTGGATGTGGTGTCATTGGAACGAA GAATGATCTAAACAGTGGGACCAACAACCTTGTGGGTACATCAACATTTACTGCGTTATTGGGATTGACCATTGCAGTTTCAAATGGAGTAGGATtctaa